A single region of the Dehalococcoidales bacterium genome encodes:
- a CDS encoding J domain-containing protein: protein MANFGEIEKARKLLGLGETASLKEIKAAYRNLARRYHPDKSGGTEGEQEMMREINRAYELLEEYCKKYKYSFTKKAFARAYPQEAYIEWWFENWRM from the coding sequence ATGGCAAACTTTGGGGAAATTGAAAAAGCCAGAAAATTGCTGGGTCTTGGTGAAACAGCCAGTCTAAAAGAAATAAAGGCCGCTTACCGTAATCTGGCCCGTCGTTATCATCCGGATAAGTCAGGGGGAACTGAGGGTGAACAAGAGATGATGAGGGAAATCAATCGGGCGTATGAGTTGCTTGAAGAGTACTGCAAAAAATATAAATATAGCTTTACAAAAAAGGCCTTTGCCAGGGCGTATCCTCAAGAGGCGTATATCGAGTGGTGGTTTGAAAACTGGAGGATGTAG